The genomic DNA ATTGAATGAGTGCTTTGACAAATGCAGAACTATGAAGTGCTTCTTGTCCATGTACTTCTAGCCCTCCTGAGCTTGAAAATGCATTTAGCTCTCACTAAcctctcaaattctcaacaaCAATATCAAATTCCGAATTTCATATTTCTTCACCATAAGTGCACCAAAAAACCCAATTCTTCTCAACTCTCTATTGGGTTTCTGTAACAGTCAAATCACATTCAATTGCATGATCTGCATCTTCCTCAAACTGACAGGTATTCAAAACTTAAATCCATACTTTGTAGCTACTGTTTTCTTTGCGATAAGGTTTCCAATATTTCATAATCAACATTCTGAGAAGACCTTCAATTTTCACAAATCCAACGACAAGCATTACAATAAGAGAAATCAAGAAACACAACCTTCTTCGGCAATCGGCCTTCAATGAAGAAAGAGAACAAGAACTGCACTCCGGCAATCGGCTTTAATGGAGTTGCACacaataacaacaaacaaaacttgTCAAGAACGTTACTCCGGCTATCGGCCTTTAAGGAGTAACACACAATTtctgagacaaaacttttcgctCCGGCTATCGGCCTTATGGAGGAAACAAATTGCATTCAACACACTATTGGCAATCGGCCTTATGGAGTGCACAAATCACAAACAACCAAGAACTAATCACACAACAAAAAGGAATGGCTATCAGCCTTTGTATTCCTTCAACAATTTCGCAAAAAATGTCTATCGGCCTTAACAGATAAACTTGCATACAAGAAACCTTAtcgaagaaaacaaattttcatTGTGGCATTTAAGCAAACAGATAGAGTGCAGAATTTAGAAGCAAAACCTGAGACTCGAGCTCGTGATCGGAAAACCCAATCGGAGAACCTCCACCGAACCACCAGGTACCAAAAAACCCTGACGAACAGAGAGAAACCCTCAACGATCACAGCGGAAGAACAACCCCGAAAATCGAAACAATTATTCAAATCTAGACAAAATTATCAAAAGTGAGAAGATTTTGTGCCTTCTTCATTAAGACAATCAAACAAACAGATGGAGTGCACATATCTTTTCCCTGTTGAAATACCCAGATTTGACACCAAGAACAGCAAATCGTCCGACACAAACTGAGCAAGAACACAATTCACAAGCTTTCAAGAACCTGTAGCTTTATACGGTGCCCTGCAAGCCCAAGAAGCCATCGCATCACAAGAAATGCCTGAACGACGATCAAGAACAGAGTTCAACGCGACAGCAAAAGAAACGAACCCTTTCAAGCATAACAATAGGATGATCTGGGACCATTCGACCATGTTCTTGGCATCAGAAACCATGTTGGAATTAGAATCATAGGCTGGCGATAAGATATTATCCCAACCTTGATTAACATCGCTCGAATCCAAAGTGGAGGACGGACCAAGAACACCGTGAATCGAAATTGGTCCGTCAAGAAACAGATTCAGGTTCCACACTTCTTCTCTCAGGCTTTCCTTCGAACACCTTGTGAACATGACTCAGGGTACTTACCTACCGACTCTGTATCAGAACAAGAAAATCGATCCCCAAAATCGATGAGAAGTAAAGATCGGTGAAAATCAATCACGTTCAGTAGAGAAATCTTTGATCACAGTCCAGAATAATCAACCCATAAATAAAACAACGATCGTGGAAGCACCCAGAAATTTATCCGAACatctaatgaaaatttggaAAGAACTAAGCTAGAAATAGATGAAAAATAATCGGAAGTGGAACCACCATAATCAATGGCGTGAGCctggtggctctgataccatgttaactacattgaagAAGTAGCAGAGatgaacaattatcaaatcaagAAATGAAGGTTCACAAAGAGAAGAGAAATGTGAGAACGAAATGAATGAAGCTTTTGTATTAAACTCAATGAACTAActttactatctgtttacaATAGCTATATATAGCTGACTAGAGGACTAACTAACTTTTTCAACTAACTATTACATCATCCAATCCTTTACAACTGTTTTGATGAGCTGGCAGAGATGAGTTGGTAGTGATATATTCAACATAAAGGACACATCATATGCAAGACTCTATCATTGATAGATAACAAATCCTAACACATTTTAGAATgatatagtgtgtgtgtgtgttggggtgggGGATTTAGAGACCGTATATATTTAGATCAAGGGGGTGGCCGACCCTGTCGCTTCAGGTTGAAGAAATTTCAATGTGTAATCGGACGTATATATCACCTAATAATGTTTTTAGTACGATAATAAAGATATTATTGAAAATTGTACCCTAATTGTATCCAAAATCCCCTCAAATTGTTTCCACctgtaaattcaaaatttaattgtgTGTAACATTATATAACATCATAGGTTCTAcactttaatttttctttgttgtatTTTAGATtctcttcaatttaaaattgaaaaataaagtgtttttccatttcatcaattttggTCCACactgattttctttttcctatatTCTTGCCACCAAAATAGCACAGTTGCATTAGTGCATGTCCACACAGTCGATTTTCTCTCTATATAAAGCACAAAATCAAGTCTTCACTTCttcactctttctctctttctctctcggaGACGAAACTCACAAAACACATCATGGCCACTCTGACCTGCACAGCCTCCGACTTAGCCCCACTTCTCACCACCGCCACTACCGCCCTCAATGCCACAGCCCTCTCCGAATTCCTCTGCGGCCGCTTTAACACAATCTCCACCAAATTCGCTGACACCACTTACGCAGTCGACAACACTTACCTCCTCTTCTCCGCCTACCTTGTCTTCGCCATGCAGCTCGGCTTCGCCATGCTATGCGCCGGCTCCGTTCGTGCCAAGAACACCATGAATATCATGCTCACCAACGTCCTTGATGCCGCTGCCGGTGCCCTCTCCTATTACCTCTTCGGCTTTGCCTTTGCCTTCGGCGCTCCCTCCAACGCCTTCATCGGCCGACACTTCTTCGGCCTCCGAGACTTCCCCTCTGTATCCGGAGGAGACTACAGCTTCTTCCTCTACCAATGGGCTTTTGCCATAGCCGCCGCTGGCATCACCAGCGGCTCTATCGCTGAGAGAACGCAATTCGTCGCTTACCTCATTTACTCTTCTTTCCTAACCGGTTTTGTCTACCCGGTCGTGTCTCATTGGTTTTGGTCCGCTGACGGATGGGCCAGTCCAACCCGTTCCGATAACTTACTATTTGGCTCCGGTTCAATTGATTTTGCCGGTTCGGGTGTGGTCCACATGGTTGGAGGCATAGCCGGTTTATGGGGCGCCGTGATCGAAGGCCCGAGAATTGGCAGATTTGATCGAACCGGCCGATCTGTGGCCTTGCGGGGTCACAGCGCATCCCTAGTCGTTCTCGGTACGTTCTTGCTTTGGTTCGGGTGGTACGGGTTCAACCCCGGTTCATTTCTCACGATTTTGAAGAGTTACGGCGATGGTGGTACTTATTACGGTCAATGGAGTGCCATTGGTAGGACAGCTGTCACAACGACATTGGCTGGCTGCACAGCCGCTCTCACTACCTTGTTCAGCAAGCGATTACTGGTGGGTCATTGGAACGTGCTCGACGTTTGTAACGGTCTGTTGGGTGGTTTTGCCGCGATCACCTCCGGGTGCTCGGTGGTGGAACCGTGGGCGGCAATCGTGTGCGGGTTCGTGGCCGCATGGGTTTTGATAGGATGCAACAAGGTGGCGGAGAAGCTAAAATACGATGATCCATTGGAGGCTGCCCAGTTGCATGGTGGATGTGGAGCTTGGGGGCTGATATTCACAGGGTTGTTTGCAACAGAAAAATATGTGAATGAGGTGTACTCCGGCAGGTCAGGGCGCCCGTATGGGTTGTTTATGGGTGGTGGTGGGAGGCTGTTGGCGGCGCAAATTGTGCAGATTTTGGTGGTGGCAGGGTGGGTCAGTGCTACCATGGGCCCGCTGTTCTATGGGCTTCATAAGTTGAAGTTATTGAGGATCTCAAGGGAGGATGAGACTCAAGGGATGGATATGACAAGGCATGGTGGATTTGCTTATGTTTACCATGATGAAGATGATCCGTCCATTAAACCTGAGTTTATGATGCGGAGGGTTGAGCCTGTTAATGATGCCAGTCCTGCATAAGTGACTTCGTAATACATCTACACTACATAGTTGTGCTAAAATCAATCGTTCATGCGTGATAAATTTCTACTTAGCAACCTAAGATGCGTAATGGTCGCATACTTAGTGTGTTTATGTTTGATTACAGTTACTATTAGTGCATAACATGCATGCATTATGCACTATGCATTTTCAAGTGATACATATGTCTCTCACCAAGTAATATATGTTAGTAAGTTAAGATGACAAAGTTTGATTTCGCAAGCTCTTGGGAGGTtctgatttttgtattttttttttaagaagctatttatacatacatacatacatatatatatttatatttatggacAATACTTCATTTTCGAGAAGGAAGATCCTCCTTCCTCATTAACGTGGAATCATTTCACCATATAATACGGATATATAAGTTGggatcattcattttctttataaagGTCAtctctaaaaaattaattaattggagACTATTAGCCATCTATATATGTCATACAAATCCATAATTATAATAACAAGTAACATTCTCATGAATCGTCAATTCTTTTattcatatataaataattaaaatgccTCCAAATCGACAAGAAAATGGGATCTCACCAATGTGCACTTGATTTTCAAATGCATATGAAACGGGTTTCTAGGCCAT from Pyrus communis chromosome 17, drPyrComm1.1, whole genome shotgun sequence includes the following:
- the LOC137722759 gene encoding ammonium transporter 1 member 2-like; translated protein: MATLTCTASDLAPLLTTATTALNATALSEFLCGRFNTISTKFADTTYAVDNTYLLFSAYLVFAMQLGFAMLCAGSVRAKNTMNIMLTNVLDAAAGALSYYLFGFAFAFGAPSNAFIGRHFFGLRDFPSVSGGDYSFFLYQWAFAIAAAGITSGSIAERTQFVAYLIYSSFLTGFVYPVVSHWFWSADGWASPTRSDNLLFGSGSIDFAGSGVVHMVGGIAGLWGAVIEGPRIGRFDRTGRSVALRGHSASLVVLGTFLLWFGWYGFNPGSFLTILKSYGDGGTYYGQWSAIGRTAVTTTLAGCTAALTTLFSKRLLVGHWNVLDVCNGLLGGFAAITSGCSVVEPWAAIVCGFVAAWVLIGCNKVAEKLKYDDPLEAAQLHGGCGAWGLIFTGLFATEKYVNEVYSGRSGRPYGLFMGGGGRLLAAQIVQILVVAGWVSATMGPLFYGLHKLKLLRISREDETQGMDMTRHGGFAYVYHDEDDPSIKPEFMMRRVEPVNDASPA